From the Anaerolineae bacterium genome, the window GGAGCGTCTGTCCGGAGGTGTATCAGGCCCTGCGCCGGCGCAGTTCCGCCCGCATCCTGGCGCTGGTGCCGGGCGGCGAGGGGGAGGTGCTGGAGGCTCTGAGCGCCGGCGCGGATGACTCGCAGAAGTTGGGCATCAGCGAGCAGGAGATCGCGGCGCGCATCTACGCGCTCCTGCGCCGCGCCGGCAGACCGCGTTCTGCAGGGTAGGTGTGAGGCGTTATGAAGAAGAGCATTTTGGTGGTGGATGACGACCCGAAGATCGTGGAAATCGTCTCGCTGTACCTGAAGCGGGAGGGTTATCGGGTGCTGGCCGCCTACGACGGGAGGCAGGCGCTGGAGATGGCGCGCGAGAAAAGGCCCGACTTGATCGTGCTGGATCTGATGCTGCCGGGGCTGGACGGCATGGATGTCTGCCGGCTGTTGCGCGACGAGTCCGACGTCCCCATCCTGATGCTGACCGCCCGCGCCTCCGACGAGGATAAACTGCGCGGCTTCGACGTCGGGGCGGACGATTACCTGACCAAGCCCTTCAACCCGCGCGAGCTGGTGGCGCGCGTGCGGGCCATCTTGCGGCGGGTGGAGAGCGAGGAAGAACCGCCGAAGGATATGCGCTTCGGAGACCTGGAAATCAGCGTGATGCGGCACGAGGTGCGCCTGCGCGGCAGTCCGGTGAATTTGACGCCCACCGAGTTTCGCATCCTGACGACCCTGGCGCAGGAGCCGGGCCGGGCCTTCAGCCGGGTGGAACTGCTGGAGCGCGCCTTCGGGTACGATTATGAGGGGTTGGAGCGGACGGTGGATGTGCATATCATGAACATCCGCCGCAAGATTGAGCCGGAGCCGCGCCGGCCGCGCTACATCGTCACCGTGCCCGGCGTGGGTTACCGCTTTGAGGGGGAACATGTGGAATAGCCTGCGTGTGC encodes:
- a CDS encoding response regulator transcription factor; this encodes MKKSILVVDDDPKIVEIVSLYLKREGYRVLAAYDGRQALEMAREKRPDLIVLDLMLPGLDGMDVCRLLRDESDVPILMLTARASDEDKLRGFDVGADDYLTKPFNPRELVARVRAILRRVESEEEPPKDMRFGDLEISVMRHEVRLRGSPVNLTPTEFRILTTLAQEPGRAFSRVELLERAFGYDYEGLERTVDVHIMNIRRKIEPEPRRPRYIVTVPGVGYRFEGEHVE